The genomic window GAACACCTGGGCAACACCTCGCCGAAAAAAGGCTGCGACCACGGCCAATGCGGCTCCTGCACCGTGCTCATCGACGGCCGCCGCCAGCTGTCCTGCCTCTCGCTGGCCGTCGCCCACGACGGCACGGAGATCGTCACCGCCGACGGACTCGCCGAAGACGGCCAGCTGCACGACGTCCAGCGGGCCTTCATCACCCACGACGGCTTCCAGTGCGGTTACTGCACCCCGGGACAGGTCTGCTCCGTCGTCGGCATGCTCGACGAAGCCGCGCAGGGACACCCCAGCCACGTCACCGAAGACTTTGACGACGAGGTCGAACTCACCGACGCAGAGATCCGCGAACGACTCAGTGGCAATCTCTGCCGCTGCGGCGCCTACGCCGGCATCCTCGCCGCCGTCAAAGAGGTGAGCGGACGATGAAACAACTCGAATATCTCGCTCCCACTGAGGTGGCGGACGCCGTGGCCGCCGTCTCCGGCGATCCGCAGGCACAATTTCTCGCCGGCGGCACCAACCTCGTTGACCACCTCAAACTCGGGGTGCGCACCCCGGGCACGCTCATCGACGTCCGGAAACTCCCACTCCACGACGTCGAAGAGACCGACGCCGGACTGCGGATCGGAGCGAACGTGGCCAACAGTGACTTGGCCGCGCACCCGGCCGTGCGCGCCGGGTGGCCAGGTGTGTCCCGCGCGCTGCTGGCGGGCGCGAGCGCCCAGATCCGAAACCAGGCCACCACCGGCGGCAACCTCCTGCAGCGCACCCGCTGCGTCTACTTCCAGGACGTCACCACCCCCTGCAACAAGCGCGAACCCGGCTCAGGCTGCTCCGCGATCGGCGGGTACGAACGCTACAACGCGGTGCTCGGGGCCAGCGACGCCTGCGTAGCCACCCACCCGTCGGACCTGGCGGTGGCGTTGACTGCGCTCGATGCGGAAGCAACCGTCGTCGGACAGGCCGGTGAACGACGCGTCCCCATCGCCGCCCTACACCGCCTGCCCGGCGAGCACCCGGACAAAGACACCGTTCTGGAGCACGGCGAACTGATCACCGCGGTCGATCTTCCGGCCACGGAGCTGGCACGCAACTCCACCTACGTGAAGGTCCGGGACCGCGCCTCCTTCGCCTTCGCACTGGTGTCCGTGGCCGCCGCGCTGCGGATGGAAGACGGATTCATCGCCGAGGTCGCACTCGCGTGGGGCGGGGTCGCCCACACCCCGTGGCGGGCGACCCGCGCGGAGGCCGCCCTCCTCGGCCAGCAGCTGACCGAGGACAACATCGCCGCGGCCGTGGACGCCGAGCTGCAGGACGCGCAGTTCAGCGCGGACACCGCCTACAAACGCCCCATGCTGCGCGGCGCCACCACCTCCGCGCTGTTCCAATTGGGCGGGGAGGAGAACTAAATGACCGCCACACCGATCACCGCCGCCGCCATGGGCTCGCCCCTAGAGCGCGTCGACGGGCAGGAGAAAGTCACCGGCCGCGCCACCTACGCAGTGGAGAAAGACCACGAGCTGTCCCGGCCGCCGCTGCACGGCTGGCTGGTGACCTCGACCGTCGCCAAGGGCAGGGTCACCGACGTCGACGCCGCCGCAGCGCTGCGGCACCCGAACGTGACGGCCGTGCTCGACCACACCAACGCCCCGCGCCTGGCGGATACCAGCGACGGCGAACTGGCCGTGCTCCAGGACGACCGGATCGGCTACCGCGGCCAGATCGTCGCGGTCGTGCTCGCCGAAACCCCGGAGGCGGCCCGGGAGGGGGCGCGCCTGGTCACGGTCACACAAGAAGAAGAACCCGCCGCACTGAGCATGGACGACGAGTCCGTCGAGTGGTACAAACCCACCGAAAAAGCCGTCGGCTCCCCGCCGGACACGCAGACCGGCGACGTCGACGCCGCCCTGGCCGCCGCCCCGGTCACGACGGATCACGTCTACACCACTCCGCAGGAACAAAACGCCGCCATGGAGCCGCACGCCGCCACCGCCGTGTGGCACGACGGCGAATTGACCATGTGGGACTCCACCCAGGGCGTGCACCGGGTGGCGGGCAAGATCGCGACGATGCTCGGCGTGGACAGAAAGAAAGTCCGCGTGCAGGCGCCGTATGTCGGCGGCGGCTTCGGCAGCAAAGGCCTGGCGCACGGCCCGGAGCTGGCCCTCGTGCTGGCCGCGCAATGGGCCGACGGACGACCGGTCAAACTCGCCGTGACCCGCCAACAACAGTTCGCGATGACCGGCTACCGCGCAGAAACCCGCTCGCACATCCGTCTCGGCGCGCAGGAGGACGGCCGCATCACCGCCCTCGAGCACGCGGTCTTCACCCAGTCCTCGAACGTCAAGGAATTCATCGAGCACGCCGGCGTGCCCGCGCGCATGATGTACGCCGGAGACAACCGGCGCACCAGCCACCGCGCCGTCGCCCTGGATGTGGCGGTGCCGTCCTGGATGCGCGCGCCGGGGGAGATGCCCGGAGCGCACTCGCTGGAGGTCGCGATGGACGATCTCGCGGTGGCCGCCGGCGTCGATCCGGTGGAGCTGCGCATCCGCAACGAACCGGAGGTCGACCCCGATACCGGCAACCCCTTCAGCAGCCGCCGCCTGATCGAGTGCCTGCGCCGCGGGGCGCAACGCTTCGGGTGGGATTCTCGTCCCGCCCATCCGCGCGCGACGCTCGACGGCGACTGGTGGGTGGGCACCGGGGTGGCGTCGGCGACGTACCCGGCGAATTTCTTCCCCGGCAACTCCGCCCGCATCGACGCCCTGGGCAGCGGCCGCTACCGCGTGTCCATCGGCGCGGTGGACATCGGCACCGGGTCACGCACCGCCCTGCTGCAGATCGCCGCCGACGCGCTGGCCGTGCCGGTCCCGGACGTGGATCTGCGCATCGGTGACACGGACCTGCCTAAGGCCACCGTGGCCGGCGGATCCTCGGGCACCGGCTCCTGGGGCACCGCGATCGTGCAGACCGCCCAGCAATTCCGCGCCGATCACGGCGACGACCCAGAAGAAGGGGTGCACTCCATCGCCACCACGGAGGAATACCCGGACATGGAGAACCTGTCCATGCACTCCTTCGGCGCCGTGTTCGCAGAGGCCCGGGTCCACCGCTGGACTGGCGAGGTGCGGATCCCGCGCATGACGGGGGTGTTCTCGGTGGGGCGGGTGATCAACCCGGTCGCGGCGCGCTCCCAATTCCTCGGCGGCATGATCATGGCCCAGTCGGCGGCGTTGTATGAGGAGGCCGTCCGTGACCCCCGGTTCGGGCACACCGTCACCCAGGACCTCGCCTCCTACCACGTGGCTTCTCCCGCGGACGTCGGCGACCTGGAGGTGGAGTGGCTCGACGACGTCGACGAGCACGCCACCCCGATGGGCTCACGAGGCATCGGGGAGATCGGGATCGTCGGCACCTCGGCCGCGGTCATCAACGCCGCCTACCACGCCACCGGCGTGCGGGTCCGGGAGCTGCCGGCCACGCCGGACAAATTCCTGAGGCAAGGAGGCTCGGCATGATGGTGGGAGTGATCCTCGCGGCCGGGGCCGGCGCCCGCCTGGGCCGGGGGCCGAAAGCGCTGCTGGACCTCGTCGACGACGGAGAGAGGCAGACCCAGGTGGAGCGGACGGTGGCCACCCTGCGTGCCGGCGGTTGCGACGACATCGTGGTCGTCGTCGGCGCGGAGGGCCAACGCGTGCGTGACCTGTTGAGCCCCGGCACCTGCCGCGTGATCCACAATCCCGACTGGGAGGCAGGCTTGGCCTCGAGCTTCAAGGCCGGCGTCAGCGTCGCCGAGCGGCTGCTCGACAGCCGCCCGGAGGGAGCGATCATGGTGGCGCTGATCGATCAACCGGACGTCGACGACCGCGTCATCGCACACCTGAAGAAGGCGGCGTCTCCCACCAAAGTGGTGGCCGCCGGCTACCTGGACGAAGACGGCGAGGTGGTACGCGGGCACCCCGTCGTCTTCCCGCTGGCGATGGCCCGCGCGGCGGCCGCGTCGGCGCACGGGGATGCGGGCGCCCGGCGCTGGCTGCAGGAACGGCCCCACCTGGTGGAAGTGATCGACGTGAGGAAGTGGGCCACCGGCCGTGACATCGACACCCCGGACGATCTGCGCCGGTGGCGGGATCAGGGGCGGCCGTGAGCCGCCCCGTCCCCGATGAGGTCGTGCACCACCTCGTGGAGTGGCTGAACGCCCCCGACCCCCGCCCGGTGGTCCTGGCCACCGTGACGGAGACGTCGGCGAGCGCCCCGCGACCGGCGGGCACGCAGATGGCGGTCGGCCCCGACGGCATGGTCGTGGGCAGCTTGTCCGGCGGGTGCGTCGAAGCCGACGTCGTGGCTCGCGCCGAAGACGTCGCAGAGACCGGTAAACCGCACCTGCAGGACTACGGATACAGCGACGTCGACGCCTGGACGGTGGGGTTGACCTGCGGCGGCACCATTCGGGTGCTACTGGAACGGTTGGATCCGGTGGAAGTCGAACCATTCCGGGAGCTGGCCGAGCACATCCGTCTCGGCAGGTCTGTCGCGCTGATCACCTCCCTCGACGGCGCCCAGTATCCCGCACGCCGACTGCTCACCCTCGAGGCGGGCCCCGACCGAGGGGACGCGCGAGCGCAGGAGATGCTGCGAGAAAACCGCTCCGGAGTGGTCGTCATCGACGGGGAGCAGCACCTGGTGCGCAGCTACGCCGCGCCGGAACGCATGATCGTCTTCGGCTCCAACGCCTTCGCTGCGGCACTGTGTCGGCTGGCGGCGCACGTCGGTTACCGGGTGACCGTCTGCGACGCCCGCCCGCTGTTCGCCACCCGCGGGCGTTTCCCGGACGCGGACCGGATCGTGGTGCGCCAGCCGCACGCCTACCTCGCGGAGACGGACGTGGATACACGGACGGTGCTGTGCGCGATGACCCACGACCCGAAATTCGACGATCCGCTGTTGGCGGCGGCGGTGACCACGCCGGCGCAGTTCATCGGGGCGATGGGTTCTCGGAAGGTGGCGGACGACCGCCGGGAGCGGCTGCGGCAGCGCGGGGTGAATGAAACCCAGTTGGAGCGGTTGCGATCGCCGATCGGCCTGGACTTAGGGGCGTTGAGCCCGGAGGAGACGGCGGTGTCCATCCTCGCGGAAATCATCGCCGCCCGCAGCGGCGGCACCGCCCGGTCGTTGACTGAGACTTCCGGCCCGATCCACGCCCGGCACGCGGTCAAGTAAAACGCCGGGTCGGCGGGGCGGGGGAGGGGCCGTCAGTGCCGTGGCCGCGCAACGAGGTCGCGCACGCCACGCCGGCCGTCGTCCCCAGCCCCACAGCGACGGGGATCAACTGCAGGTCGGTGGTGATGTCGCCGGCGGCGTAGACCCCGTCGACGCTGCTGAGCTGGAAGCCGTTGACCGCGATGGAACCGTCGTCGGTGAGTTCACATCCGAGTTCCGCCGCCAGGTGCGTGGCCGGCTGGTGGCCGTAGGAAAAGAACACGGCGGAACCGGCGACGAACGTGCCGTCGGTGAGCAGGACCCCGCGCAGATCCCCCGGTTCGCCGACGAACTTCTCGGCGGCGCCGTCGACGACCTCGATACGGTGCTCGTCGAGCACCTCGCGCTGCGCCTGGTCGAATCCCGGGTCGGAGCTGTCGGTGACGATGCGCACGGTACGGGCCCAGTCCAACAGCTCAGCGGCGTAGGCCGGTACGTGGGCGCCGTCGCCGAGAATGATGACGTCTTTGCCGGCGACGGTCAGCCCGTCGCAGGCGGGACAGTGGTGGACGTCCGTGCCGTAATGTTCGTCGACGCCGATGACCCGCGGCAACTGATCCTTCACGCCGGTGGCCAGGACGATCCGGGAGGCGGCGACCTCGGCGTGATCGTCGATGAGCACGTGGAATGTGCCGTCGTCGCTGCGACGGATCGTATTCACCGTCCCGTTGTGGAGGTGGACCTGCGGGTACTGGGCGAGGCCGGCGCGAGCTTCGGACATGAGGTCGGCCGGGGTCACGGGATCGCGGGTGAGCACCCCGTGGGCGTGGTCGGCGGCGCGGTTGCGGTGTGCGCCGGCGTCCACGACGAGGGTGGAGCGTTGGTACCGGCCGAGCCAGGTGGCGGCGGCCAAGCCGGCGGGCCCGCCGCCGACCACGAGGGCGTCCACGGTGTCCGGCAGTTCAGGGGTCATCGATTCTCTTTCTCATTGTCGGTGGGGTGGGCGGGGTAGCGGACGACGTCGTCGTCGCCGACGACGGCTCCTTCGGTCAGCGTCGCCGCGGTGACCTTTCCTGCGCCCATGATGTGGCGGACGTCCTCGCCCGCGGCGAGCAGGTGGTCGGCGATGATGCGGCGGTGGCAGCGCCACCACACGGCTTCGGAGCACATCACGGCGGTGTGCTCTTCTTCGCCGGCACGTCGCAGCCGGCCCAGCGCCTCGTCGAATTCGGCGGACAGGGCGTGATCTGCGTAGTTGTGGAAGCTGCGGTTGCGCCAGTTGCCGTTGACTTCGAAGGGCACGGTCTTGGACACGGGGCGTCGCCCGGTCAGCGCCTCTTCCCGGCGGTAGGAGATCCCGGCCTCCGGCAGGCGGGCTGCCAGCACGTCGTCGTTGAAGTGCGGATATTTGGTGGATCCGGGGAGTTTACGCACGTCGACGAGCGCGGTGACTCGGGCGTCGAGGAGCAGGTCCAGGAACTCTTCCAGGGAGCGGGTGGAGTGGCCGACGGTGAACACGGGCATGGCGGTCAGGGCTCCCGGGCGGGGTCGAGTTGGGCTTGGGCGGCGGCACGCTGCGATTCGTCGCCGGTGTCCAGGACGTAGAGGCCGTAGGAGACCGGCCCCGCCGCGGCCAGTTCGGCGGCGTGGTCCGCCAGACGAGGCCAGACCCGCCCGCCGCGTCGCCGATAGCGGTCCACGGTCAGGTCGAAGGCCTCCCGGGTGGCCAGGGTGCGGTGCACGGCGAAGTCCCGGGCCGGGTCGCCGATTAAGGCGGTGGTCCAGTCCAGCACCCCGGTGATGCGTTCGTCCTCGATCATGGTGTGGCCGGGGTAGAGCTCGCCGTGGGTGAGCACGCTGTGCTCCGGCCAGTAGCTGTCCTCGTCGAGCCAGGCCTTCCACCGGGCGAGGAGGTGCGGGGCGACGGTGAAGGACTCGGACACCCGCGCGATGTCCGCGCGCCACGCCCGTCGGTTCTGCTCCGGGGTGCGCACGGTCACGCCGGTGGCCAACGCGAGTTTGCGGTCGATGGCGTGCAGGTCGGCGATCAGCTCCCCGAGGGCGCGCGCGTAGTTGTCTGAGGAGGGATCGACCCGCCAGAGCACCTCGCCCCGCTCGTCGATCTCCAGGCCGGGCTGGCCCGGGAGCAGGGGGTAGGCGATCAGGTGCCGGCTGTGGACCTGCCAGTCGGGCACGGCCACGGACAGGTACGGCGCGATGAGGGACAGCACGCGGTCTTCGACGGCGGCGCGGCCCATCACCTCCCGGCGACGGGGAAGACGCAGCACCCAATCTTCGCCGTCGGTGGTGCGTGCCAGGACCACCCGGAAATCCAGCCCCATCTCGTTGACGCGCAGCGAGTCGGGTCGCAGGTGCAGACCGTGCCGGGAGGCCAGGTCCAGGATGGCCGAGGGATCCGCGTGGTCGGCGTTCATGGTGTGGTCCGTGCCTTAAGCCCCGAGGACGCCACAGGCCAGGCGGCTGCCGGCGTCGCCGGTGGACAGGGTGTCTTCGTCGACGCCCTCCGGTGCGTAGCGCTCCGGCACGTTGGCGTAGTTGTCGGCGTCGGAGTGGATCATCATGGCCGAGCCGTCCTCGTCGTCCAGGTCCGACAGCGTCAGCCGGTCGGACTGGAAAGTCATGGAGGCGTCGCCGGACTCCATGACCAGCAGCTGCGGCAGGTCTCCCTGGTGGCTGGGGTGTTCGGCTTCGTCGCCGCCGACGTGGCCGCCGGCGGACATGAAGTCGCCCGTGTCCTCCGGGTCGTCCGGCGCGGCGCTGTCCGGTTCGCACTCGCCGATGCCGTGGATGTGGAAACCGTAGAAGCCGGGCTCCATGCCGGAGGCGGAGACGGTGAATTCGAGGGCGCCGTCCTGCTCGGTGACGTCCACAGTGGCCATCTCGTTGCCGTCGGCGTCGTTGAGCGTGGCGCTCAGGTCGCTGTCCGCGCCGTCGTCGGCGGCCGTGGTCTCCTCCGCCGTCGTTTCATCGGTGACCACCGCGTCGGTGGCGGTGGCGGTGGCGGTGTCCGCATCCTGGTCTTCTTCGGTGGCGCAGGCGCTGACGGCGAGTAGGCCGGCCGCGCCGACCAGGGCGAAAGCGCTCCGGGACAGAGTGCGGTGTGAACGGTGCATGATGGGTTCCTCTCGGTCGGGATTCTGCGAGTCGCCCGGCCCATGCGCCTGTCGTCGACGTGCCCGGGTCCGGTGTGTCCGCCACGGTACCGAGGCGCTGCCATTGATGTCGGGAAAGTTATCTCTTCGTTGTCTGCCTACCTGGGAGCACGACGTCGTGAACAGGGGAGATCACCGGATTTGAGGCACGAGGTGAAGGCGGTGAAAGAAAAACGTCCCGGCACGGTACCCGGGTGTCCTGGTACACAGGGAGGCACCCAATAGATTAAGGAGCTGACCATGACGGAACGCGACGAGATTCGCATCGACAAGGCGCTGCAGGGCGCGTCCTTCCCGGCCGCTAAGGCTGAACTGCTGGAATATGCCCGGGCGCGTGTCCAGGACAGCCCGAAGACCCTCCATGCCCTGGACGCCATTCCCGACCGGGAATACGCCGACAAGGATGAAGTGCTGGAGGCCGTGCCGCACCGCCCGCAGGGCGATGACGCCGCAGGCGGTCGCCACCGCGCGGAGTAGTGGAGCCGCTGGTAGGTAAGGCGGTCCCGCCCGCCCTGCATGTGATGAGCTGGAATATCCGGCGCATCCTGCCGGCCCCGCTGACCCGGAAGGCAGACCGGTGGGACCGCAGGTCCCCCGGAATGGCGGAGTTGCTGGGCCGCGAAGCGCCCACCCTGCTGGGCGCACAGGAGGCGTTGCCCGAGCAGGTGGATTTTCTCCTCCGCAGCCTCGGTCGAAGCTACCGAGCGGTGGGACGCGGCCGGGGCGCCGACGGCGGCGGCGAGGCCTCACCGCTGTTGTACGACTCCACCCGCCTGAGCTTGGTCAGCAGCGGCCAGTTGGCGTTGTCCGACCACCCGGAACGGGCGGGGTCGAGGTCATGGGGAAACCTCATTCCCCGCGTCGTCGTGACGGCGACGTTTCAAGACCGTGTGACGGGAGGGAGGTTTTTCGCCGCCAACACCCACCTCGATCACCTGTCCGCTCGCTCCCGGCGCCGTTCCGTCGACATGATCTTAAAGCTGGCGGAGGCCAGCGGTGTGCCGACGGTGCTCACCGGCGACCTCAACGCCGACGCCCGCAGCGACACGCTGCGGGCGCTTGTGGCTTCGGGCACGCTGGAGGACGTCTGGTCTCTCGCGGCCGATTCCGGCGCGCGGTGGGGGACTTTCCCCAACTACCGTCCACCGCGGCTCGAGGGGCGCCGCCTCGATTGGGTGCTCGTTTCTCCCGAGATTAAGGTGCTCTACGCTGCCCACAACCCGCGGCGCTACGCCAACGGGTGGCCTTCCGACCACCTGCCGGTGCACGCCGTACTGATTCCACCCGAAGGTTCCGCCGTCGATGATCGATAATTTCCTCCGTCCGCCGCGCGGCACGCTTGAGCATCTGGCGGACGCGTTACGCCTCCTCGGCCTGGCGGGAGTAGTCGCCGCGGCGCTGTTTCTGGAGTGGACGGACGTCGGCATCTTGGCGTTTACTTTGCCCGGCCTGCTGTTGGCGCGGTTCATCGGAATGGTGGCGTGGGGCGATATCGTCGTCTCCGTCGTGCTGCTGATCGCCGCATGGAGCAACGTTTTCGATCTGTATACCACGGTGCCGGGTTGGGACAACGTCGTGCATTTCTTCTGCGCGGGTATGCTGTCGGTGGTGTGTTATCTGCTGTTGGCGCAATGGGGGATCGTGCCGGTTCTTTCCGCCGGCTGGGACCGGTCGTCCGTGGCCGCAGTGGTGCTCACCACCACTTTCGGGCTGGCGCTGGGGGCGTTGTGGGAAATGGTCGAGTGGGTGGGCGTCACCTACGTCACGCCCGACATCTTCGTCACCTACGAGGACACGATCGGTGACATGGCGATAGGCGGGTTGGGGGCGTTGGTGATGGGTCTGGTG from Corynebacterium maris DSM 45190 includes these protein-coding regions:
- a CDS encoding 2Fe-2S iron-sulfur cluster-binding protein, with the protein product MEYTINVTIDGTDHELTLDARTTVLDALREHLGNTSPKKGCDHGQCGSCTVLIDGRRQLSCLSLAVAHDGTEIVTADGLAEDGQLHDVQRAFITHDGFQCGYCTPGQVCSVVGMLDEAAQGHPSHVTEDFDDEVELTDAEIRERLSGNLCRCGAYAGILAAVKEVSGR
- a CDS encoding FAD binding domain-containing protein, translated to MKQLEYLAPTEVADAVAAVSGDPQAQFLAGGTNLVDHLKLGVRTPGTLIDVRKLPLHDVEETDAGLRIGANVANSDLAAHPAVRAGWPGVSRALLAGASAQIRNQATTGGNLLQRTRCVYFQDVTTPCNKREPGSGCSAIGGYERYNAVLGASDACVATHPSDLAVALTALDAEATVVGQAGERRVPIAALHRLPGEHPDKDTVLEHGELITAVDLPATELARNSTYVKVRDRASFAFALVSVAAALRMEDGFIAEVALAWGGVAHTPWRATRAEAALLGQQLTEDNIAAAVDAELQDAQFSADTAYKRPMLRGATTSALFQLGGEEN
- a CDS encoding xanthine dehydrogenase family protein molybdopterin-binding subunit, producing MTATPITAAAMGSPLERVDGQEKVTGRATYAVEKDHELSRPPLHGWLVTSTVAKGRVTDVDAAAALRHPNVTAVLDHTNAPRLADTSDGELAVLQDDRIGYRGQIVAVVLAETPEAAREGARLVTVTQEEEPAALSMDDESVEWYKPTEKAVGSPPDTQTGDVDAALAAAPVTTDHVYTTPQEQNAAMEPHAATAVWHDGELTMWDSTQGVHRVAGKIATMLGVDRKKVRVQAPYVGGGFGSKGLAHGPELALVLAAQWADGRPVKLAVTRQQQFAMTGYRAETRSHIRLGAQEDGRITALEHAVFTQSSNVKEFIEHAGVPARMMYAGDNRRTSHRAVALDVAVPSWMRAPGEMPGAHSLEVAMDDLAVAAGVDPVELRIRNEPEVDPDTGNPFSSRRLIECLRRGAQRFGWDSRPAHPRATLDGDWWVGTGVASATYPANFFPGNSARIDALGSGRYRVSIGAVDIGTGSRTALLQIAADALAVPVPDVDLRIGDTDLPKATVAGGSSGTGSWGTAIVQTAQQFRADHGDDPEEGVHSIATTEEYPDMENLSMHSFGAVFAEARVHRWTGEVRIPRMTGVFSVGRVINPVAARSQFLGGMIMAQSAALYEEAVRDPRFGHTVTQDLASYHVASPADVGDLEVEWLDDVDEHATPMGSRGIGEIGIVGTSAAVINAAYHATGVRVRELPATPDKFLRQGGSA
- a CDS encoding nucleotidyltransferase family protein — protein: MMVGVILAAGAGARLGRGPKALLDLVDDGERQTQVERTVATLRAGGCDDIVVVVGAEGQRVRDLLSPGTCRVIHNPDWEAGLASSFKAGVSVAERLLDSRPEGAIMVALIDQPDVDDRVIAHLKKAASPTKVVAAGYLDEDGEVVRGHPVVFPLAMARAAAASAHGDAGARRWLQERPHLVEVIDVRKWATGRDIDTPDDLRRWRDQGRP
- a CDS encoding XdhC family protein, with amino-acid sequence MSRPVPDEVVHHLVEWLNAPDPRPVVLATVTETSASAPRPAGTQMAVGPDGMVVGSLSGGCVEADVVARAEDVAETGKPHLQDYGYSDVDAWTVGLTCGGTIRVLLERLDPVEVEPFRELAEHIRLGRSVALITSLDGAQYPARRLLTLEAGPDRGDARAQEMLRENRSGVVVIDGEQHLVRSYAAPERMIVFGSNAFAAALCRLAAHVGYRVTVCDARPLFATRGRFPDADRIVVRQPHAYLAETDVDTRTVLCAMTHDPKFDDPLLAAAVTTPAQFIGAMGSRKVADDRRERLRQRGVNETQLERLRSPIGLDLGALSPEETAVSILAEIIAARSGGTARSLTETSGPIHARHAVK
- a CDS encoding NAD(P)/FAD-dependent oxidoreductase, with product MTPELPDTVDALVVGGGPAGLAAATWLGRYQRSTLVVDAGAHRNRAADHAHGVLTRDPVTPADLMSEARAGLAQYPQVHLHNGTVNTIRRSDDGTFHVLIDDHAEVAASRIVLATGVKDQLPRVIGVDEHYGTDVHHCPACDGLTVAGKDVIILGDGAHVPAYAAELLDWARTVRIVTDSSDPGFDQAQREVLDEHRIEVVDGAAEKFVGEPGDLRGVLLTDGTFVAGSAVFFSYGHQPATHLAAELGCELTDDGSIAVNGFQLSSVDGVYAAGDITTDLQLIPVAVGLGTTAGVACATSLRGHGTDGPSPAPPTRRFT
- a CDS encoding DUF488 domain-containing protein produces the protein MPVFTVGHSTRSLEEFLDLLLDARVTALVDVRKLPGSTKYPHFNDDVLAARLPEAGISYRREEALTGRRPVSKTVPFEVNGNWRNRSFHNYADHALSAEFDEALGRLRRAGEEEHTAVMCSEAVWWRCHRRIIADHLLAAGEDVRHIMGAGKVTAATLTEGAVVGDDDVVRYPAHPTDNEKENR
- a CDS encoding macrolide 2'-phosphotransferase, which encodes MNADHADPSAILDLASRHGLHLRPDSLRVNEMGLDFRVVLARTTDGEDWVLRLPRRREVMGRAAVEDRVLSLIAPYLSVAVPDWQVHSRHLIAYPLLPGQPGLEIDERGEVLWRVDPSSDNYARALGELIADLHAIDRKLALATGVTVRTPEQNRRAWRADIARVSESFTVAPHLLARWKAWLDEDSYWPEHSVLTHGELYPGHTMIEDERITGVLDWTTALIGDPARDFAVHRTLATREAFDLTVDRYRRRGGRVWPRLADHAAELAAAGPVSYGLYVLDTGDESQRAAAQAQLDPAREP
- a CDS encoding superoxide dismutase family protein, with amino-acid sequence MHRSHRTLSRSAFALVGAAGLLAVSACATEEDQDADTATATATDAVVTDETTAEETTAADDGADSDLSATLNDADGNEMATVDVTEQDGALEFTVSASGMEPGFYGFHIHGIGECEPDSAAPDDPEDTGDFMSAGGHVGGDEAEHPSHQGDLPQLLVMESGDASMTFQSDRLTLSDLDDEDGSAMMIHSDADNYANVPERYAPEGVDEDTLSTGDAGSRLACGVLGA
- a CDS encoding DUF2795 domain-containing protein — encoded protein: MTERDEIRIDKALQGASFPAAKAELLEYARARVQDSPKTLHALDAIPDREYADKDEVLEAVPHRPQGDDAAGGRHRAE
- a CDS encoding endonuclease/exonuclease/phosphatase family protein; amino-acid sequence: MEPLVGKAVPPALHVMSWNIRRILPAPLTRKADRWDRRSPGMAELLGREAPTLLGAQEALPEQVDFLLRSLGRSYRAVGRGRGADGGGEASPLLYDSTRLSLVSSGQLALSDHPERAGSRSWGNLIPRVVVTATFQDRVTGGRFFAANTHLDHLSARSRRRSVDMILKLAEASGVPTVLTGDLNADARSDTLRALVASGTLEDVWSLAADSGARWGTFPNYRPPRLEGRRLDWVLVSPEIKVLYAAHNPRRYANGWPSDHLPVHAVLIPPEGSAVDDR